A genomic region of Tsukamurella pulmonis contains the following coding sequences:
- the rplC gene encoding 50S ribosomal protein L3 translates to MTENKIKGILGTKLGMTQVFDENNRVVPVTVVKAGPNVVTQIRTQAADGYDAVQLAFGAIDPRKVNKPVSGQFAKAGVTPRRHIAELRLADADAAADYEVGQELGADVFEAGNFVDVTGISKGKGYAGVMKRHGFAGLGASHGAQAVHRAPGSIGGCATPGRVFKGVRMAGRMGSDKVTTQNLSVFKVDADAGVLLIKGAIPGRKGGLVMVRTAVKGGARA, encoded by the coding sequence ATGACTGAGAACAAGATCAAGGGAATCCTGGGCACCAAGCTCGGCATGACCCAGGTCTTCGACGAGAACAACCGGGTCGTCCCGGTCACCGTCGTCAAGGCCGGGCCGAACGTGGTCACCCAGATCCGTACCCAGGCCGCTGACGGCTACGACGCCGTGCAGCTCGCCTTCGGCGCCATCGACCCGCGCAAGGTGAACAAGCCCGTCTCGGGCCAGTTCGCCAAGGCCGGCGTCACGCCGCGTCGCCACATCGCCGAGCTGCGGCTCGCCGATGCCGACGCCGCCGCCGACTACGAGGTCGGCCAGGAGCTGGGTGCCGACGTCTTCGAGGCCGGAAACTTCGTCGACGTCACCGGCATCAGCAAGGGCAAGGGCTACGCCGGCGTCATGAAGCGCCACGGCTTCGCCGGTCTCGGCGCCAGCCACGGCGCGCAGGCCGTGCACCGTGCCCCCGGTTCCATCGGTGGCTGCGCCACCCCCGGCCGCGTCTTCAAGGGCGTGCGCATGGCCGGCCGCATGGGCTCCGACAAGGTGACCACGCAGAACCTGTCCGTGTTCAAGGTGGACGCCGACGCCGGCGTCCTGCTGATCAAGGGCGCCATCCCCGGTCGCAAGGGCGGCCTCGTGATGGTCCGTACCGCTGTGAAGGGTGGTGCTCGCGCATGA
- a CDS encoding alpha/beta fold hydrolase: MTWLSIHDPEGSEDARATLVLAHGAGGNRDQAMLRLLGEELARRGVCTVRIDLPFRRQRPKGPPSPSGQAADRAAFAETARVLELEGPILWGGHSYGGRMASMAVAEGASANLPGPDGLLLLSYPLHPPGRPEKARTAHLPDITIPTVLVHGRRDPFASPEELADAAALIAGPTTIVEVAAAHDLAPAKSGAPAKAADAVLALLDA, from the coding sequence GTGACCTGGCTCTCGATTCACGACCCCGAAGGCTCCGAGGACGCCCGCGCGACCCTGGTCCTGGCGCACGGCGCCGGCGGCAACCGCGATCAGGCCATGCTGCGGCTGCTCGGCGAGGAGCTGGCGCGGCGCGGGGTGTGCACGGTCCGCATCGACCTGCCGTTCCGGCGGCAGCGGCCGAAGGGGCCGCCGTCACCGTCGGGGCAGGCGGCCGACCGGGCCGCCTTCGCCGAGACGGCGCGGGTGCTCGAGCTCGAGGGGCCGATCCTGTGGGGCGGGCACAGCTACGGCGGGCGCATGGCGTCGATGGCCGTCGCGGAGGGCGCCTCCGCGAACCTGCCCGGGCCCGACGGGCTGCTGCTCCTCTCCTACCCCCTGCACCCGCCGGGGCGGCCGGAGAAGGCGCGCACGGCGCACCTGCCGGACATCACGATCCCGACGGTGCTGGTGCACGGCAGGCGCGATCCCTTCGCCTCGCCGGAGGAGCTGGCGGACGCCGCGGCGCTCATCGCCGGCCCGACGACGATCGTCGAGGTCGCGGCCGCGCACGACCTGGCGCCCGCGAAGTCCGGCGCGCCCGCGAAGGCCGCCGACGCGGTGCTCGCACTCCTCGACGCGTAA
- a CDS encoding alpha/beta hydrolase family protein, translated as MTEQRVAPKLGALILVGSLGAGLVGCAVDPGGPGGPSTSVSASPSLEPIVPRPAAAVRDDAVRYRYPAPNADPRQNYGNLYLPRGAHAPRSVPVVVLIHGGGWKNRSSAGYTAEVARALQAEGLAVWNVEYRRVGSGGGWSTTFTDVGYAVDFVPALAQNAPALDPTNVILVGHSAGGQLAAWAASRRTLPAGAPGVTWPAGGGPTVVPRAFVAMAGVLDMRTSSRLNDHVRKALGGMPDQVPERYALANPIQRIDPLMPSVAIHGSKDTVVPASESVDFVAAARALGAPSLLVELDGAGHGTPVSVRSRYWPTVRESIVRLARDGFAALAAAPPR; from the coding sequence ATGACCGAGCAGCGCGTCGCGCCGAAGCTGGGCGCGCTGATCCTGGTGGGGTCCTTGGGCGCCGGACTCGTCGGCTGCGCCGTCGACCCGGGCGGCCCCGGCGGACCGTCGACCTCCGTCAGCGCGTCACCCTCACTGGAGCCGATCGTCCCGCGACCGGCAGCGGCGGTGCGCGACGACGCGGTCCGCTACCGCTACCCCGCGCCGAACGCCGATCCCCGGCAGAACTACGGCAACCTCTACCTGCCGCGCGGCGCGCACGCGCCGCGCAGTGTCCCCGTGGTGGTGCTCATCCACGGCGGCGGCTGGAAGAACCGCTCGAGCGCCGGGTACACGGCCGAGGTCGCGCGGGCGCTGCAGGCCGAGGGCCTGGCGGTGTGGAACGTCGAGTACCGCCGCGTGGGCTCGGGCGGCGGTTGGTCGACGACGTTCACCGACGTCGGGTACGCCGTCGACTTCGTGCCGGCGCTCGCACAGAACGCGCCCGCCCTGGACCCGACGAACGTGATCCTGGTCGGGCACAGCGCGGGCGGCCAGCTCGCCGCGTGGGCGGCCTCGCGGCGCACCCTGCCGGCCGGGGCGCCCGGGGTCACCTGGCCGGCCGGCGGCGGCCCGACCGTGGTTCCCCGCGCCTTCGTGGCTATGGCGGGCGTGCTGGACATGCGCACCTCGTCGCGCCTGAACGACCACGTGCGCAAGGCGCTGGGCGGGATGCCCGACCAGGTGCCCGAGCGCTACGCGCTGGCGAACCCCATCCAGCGGATCGATCCGCTCATGCCGTCGGTGGCGATCCACGGCTCCAAGGACACGGTGGTCCCCGCGAGCGAATCCGTGGACTTCGTGGCGGCGGCGCGCGCTCTCGGGGCACCGTCGCTGCTCGTCGAGCTCGACGGTGCCGGACACGGCACGCCGGTCAGCGTGCGCTCGCGGTACTGGCCGACGGTGCGCGAGAGCATCGTCCGGCTGGCCCGCGACGGTTTCGCCGCGCTCGCGGCGGCCCCGCCGCGGTGA
- a CDS encoding CaiB/BaiF CoA transferase family protein, which translates to MTDSKQGPLAGLKVVEFAGLGPAPHAAMLLADQGADVVSVQRPGVGVAGLTGKPSGVKRGRTIVEADLKNPDDIATILELIDRADVIVEGFRPGVMERLGLGPDVVLERNPRIVFARMTGWGQDGPFAQRAGHDMNYISLTGLLHAIGRRGERPVPPLNLVGDFAGGSMFLVFGVLAALYERNTSGKGQVIDVAMVDGASLIGQMQWDFRGQGIWSDERGVNTLDGGAPFYDTYETSDGKYVSVGAIEPQFFAELLAKLELKQEDLPFQLDQARWPELRAALEAAIKTKTRDEWAEIFFDSDACVAPILTFEEASQHPHMAARGNLQEIGGAMAPMPAPRFSRTPAGVPDAPNPEAVDPSTLWRD; encoded by the coding sequence ATGACTGATTCGAAGCAGGGTCCCCTCGCGGGACTGAAGGTGGTCGAGTTCGCCGGTCTCGGCCCCGCCCCGCACGCCGCGATGCTCCTCGCCGACCAGGGCGCCGACGTCGTCTCGGTGCAGCGCCCCGGGGTCGGCGTGGCCGGCCTGACGGGTAAGCCGTCGGGCGTCAAGCGCGGCCGCACCATCGTCGAGGCCGACCTGAAGAACCCCGACGACATCGCGACCATCCTCGAGCTGATCGACCGCGCCGACGTGATCGTCGAGGGCTTCCGCCCCGGCGTCATGGAGCGCCTCGGCCTCGGGCCGGACGTCGTGCTCGAGCGCAACCCGCGCATCGTCTTCGCCCGGATGACCGGCTGGGGCCAGGACGGCCCGTTCGCGCAGCGCGCCGGTCACGACATGAACTACATCTCGCTCACCGGCCTGCTGCACGCCATCGGCCGCCGGGGCGAGCGCCCGGTGCCGCCGCTCAACCTCGTCGGCGACTTCGCGGGCGGCTCGATGTTCCTCGTCTTCGGCGTGCTCGCGGCGCTCTACGAGCGCAACACGTCGGGCAAGGGGCAGGTCATCGACGTGGCGATGGTCGACGGTGCCTCCCTCATCGGGCAGATGCAGTGGGACTTCCGGGGCCAGGGCATCTGGAGCGACGAGCGCGGCGTGAACACCCTCGACGGCGGTGCGCCCTTCTACGACACCTACGAGACCTCCGACGGCAAGTACGTCTCCGTCGGCGCGATCGAGCCGCAGTTCTTCGCGGAGCTGCTGGCCAAGCTCGAGCTCAAGCAGGAGGATCTGCCCTTCCAGCTCGACCAGGCGCGCTGGCCCGAGCTGCGCGCCGCGCTCGAGGCGGCGATCAAGACGAAGACGCGCGACGAGTGGGCGGAGATCTTCTTCGACTCGGACGCCTGCGTCGCGCCGATCCTCACCTTCGAGGAGGCCTCGCAGCACCCGCACATGGCGGCGCGCGGCAACCTGCAGGAGATCGGGGGAGCGATGGCGCCGATGCCCGCGCCGCGCTTCTCGCGCACCCCCGCCGGGGTGCCGGACGCGCCGAACCCGGAGGCCGTCGACCCGTCGACGCTCTGGCGGGACTGA
- a CDS encoding flavin-containing monooxygenase, with the protein MAHDVIIVGAGFGGMGAAIELLGRGRSDIVILEREDDLGGTWHVNHYPGLAVDIASVTYSYSFEPNPNWSRLYAPGSELKAYASHVADKYGLRPLMRFGVDVTGAVWDPQAAEWEVTVVREGGLEQKLRTRYLITATGFLSQPKLPDIEGIDDFAGTVIHSAQWDDDADLTGRRIGVIGTGATGVQLVPELAKLAGHLTVFQRTPIWVVPKVDFPVPGPVKTLFGRLPVTQRAARLANSTALEVLSTVGVLNYKYGHRFNDLAAVLAKAHLRAQVRDPRTRAALTPSYSFGCKRPTFSNTYFPTFGRENVTLEASSIARVLPHGIEMADGTVHELDALVLATGFSLWEKNFPAIEVIGRDGRDLGEFWREGRFQAYEGMAVPKFPNFFSLHSPYSYTGLSYFWTIEAQMVHLRRVFDEIDRTGARTVEVTEQANARFLEQMSHRLERSVFQLGSCEGSRSYYFDPHGEATLLRPSSVLGARRDARTFPIDDYAFA; encoded by the coding sequence ATGGCTCACGACGTGATCATCGTCGGCGCGGGGTTCGGCGGCATGGGCGCCGCGATCGAACTGCTCGGCCGTGGCCGCAGCGACATCGTCATCCTCGAGCGCGAGGACGACCTGGGCGGGACGTGGCACGTCAACCACTACCCGGGCCTCGCGGTGGACATCGCCTCGGTCACCTACTCGTACTCCTTCGAGCCGAACCCGAACTGGTCGCGCCTCTACGCGCCGGGCTCCGAGCTCAAGGCCTACGCGAGTCACGTCGCCGACAAGTACGGACTGCGGCCGCTGATGCGCTTCGGCGTCGACGTCACGGGCGCCGTCTGGGACCCGCAGGCCGCCGAGTGGGAGGTCACCGTCGTGCGCGAGGGCGGCCTCGAGCAGAAGCTGCGCACCCGCTACCTGATCACCGCCACCGGCTTCCTCAGCCAGCCCAAGCTCCCCGACATCGAGGGCATCGACGACTTCGCCGGCACCGTCATCCACAGCGCGCAGTGGGACGACGACGCCGACCTCACCGGCCGGCGGATCGGCGTCATCGGCACCGGCGCGACCGGCGTGCAGCTCGTGCCGGAGCTGGCGAAGCTCGCCGGGCACCTCACCGTCTTCCAGCGCACCCCGATCTGGGTGGTGCCCAAGGTCGACTTCCCGGTCCCGGGGCCGGTGAAGACGCTGTTCGGTCGCCTGCCCGTGACGCAACGCGCTGCGCGGCTGGCGAATTCGACGGCGCTGGAGGTGCTCAGCACCGTCGGCGTGCTCAACTACAAGTACGGCCACCGGTTCAACGATCTGGCCGCCGTTCTCGCGAAGGCGCACCTGCGCGCGCAGGTGCGCGACCCGCGGACCCGCGCGGCGCTCACCCCGTCGTACTCCTTCGGCTGCAAGCGGCCCACCTTCTCCAACACCTACTTCCCGACCTTCGGGCGGGAGAACGTGACCCTGGAGGCCTCGTCGATCGCGCGGGTGCTGCCGCACGGCATCGAGATGGCCGACGGCACCGTGCACGAGCTCGACGCCCTCGTGCTCGCCACCGGATTCTCGCTGTGGGAGAAGAACTTCCCGGCGATCGAGGTGATCGGCCGCGACGGCCGCGATCTCGGCGAGTTCTGGCGCGAGGGCCGGTTCCAGGCGTACGAGGGCATGGCCGTGCCGAAGTTCCCCAACTTCTTCAGCCTGCACAGCCCCTACAGCTACACCGGGCTGAGCTACTTCTGGACCATCGAGGCGCAGATGGTGCACCTGCGGCGCGTCTTCGACGAGATCGACCGCACCGGGGCGCGCACCGTCGAGGTGACCGAGCAGGCGAACGCGCGGTTCCTGGAGCAGATGAGCCACCGCCTGGAACGCTCGGTGTTCCAACTCGGTTCGTGCGAGGGCAGCCGCAGCTACTACTTCGACCCCCACGGCGAGGCGACGCTCCTGCGGCCCAGCTCCGTGCTCGGCGCCCGCCGCGACGCCCGCACCTTCCCGATCGACGACTACGCGTTCGCGTAA
- the rpsJ gene encoding 30S ribosomal protein S10 encodes MAGQKIRIRLKAYDHEAIDASARKIVETVTRTGARVVGPVPLPTEKNVYCVIRSPHKYKDSREHFEMRTHKRLIDILDPTPKTVDALMRIDLPASVDVNIQ; translated from the coding sequence GTGGCGGGACAGAAGATCCGCATCAGGCTCAAGGCCTATGACCATGAGGCGATCGACGCGTCTGCTCGGAAGATCGTCGAGACCGTGACCCGCACCGGCGCCCGCGTGGTCGGTCCCGTGCCGCTGCCGACGGAGAAGAACGTGTACTGCGTCATCCGTTCGCCGCACAAGTACAAGGACTCGCGCGAGCACTTCGAGATGCGTACGCACAAGCGGCTGATCGACATCCTGGACCCGACGCCGAAGACGGTCGACGCGCTCATGCGCATCGACCTGCCGGCCAGCGTCGACGTGAACATCCAGTAA
- a CDS encoding SLC41A family transporter encodes MTESDGRNDQNPTEQAGPSQDPYAQSPYGQSPYGQNPSGQDPYTQSPYAQNADPFSKEQPAPGYPQQSAPPAYGQQAYGQEVSGQQACGQPASGQQAFGQPVHDQSAFGQPGQPYPGYPQPGYPQPGYSQPGYGGAPTSRPGTIIGAAVVLIVVGLICALVGALTLLGSGEALEGEDAAFAAGFLGAAILGLVGSLGGIATGIGLLLKRSRIIAILATVASVLMAFTCIGLIATVAVPILLWAPESSRRWFTA; translated from the coding sequence ATGACCGAAAGTGACGGCCGGAACGACCAGAATCCGACCGAGCAGGCCGGGCCGAGTCAGGACCCGTACGCCCAGAGCCCCTACGGACAGAGCCCGTACGGACAGAACCCGTCGGGTCAGGATCCGTACACGCAGAGCCCGTACGCCCAGAACGCCGATCCGTTCAGCAAGGAGCAGCCGGCCCCGGGCTACCCGCAGCAGTCTGCCCCTCCCGCCTACGGGCAGCAGGCCTACGGACAGGAGGTCTCCGGGCAGCAGGCCTGCGGACAGCCGGCCTCCGGGCAGCAGGCCTTCGGGCAGCCGGTCCACGACCAGTCCGCCTTCGGTCAGCCCGGTCAGCCGTACCCGGGCTACCCCCAGCCCGGCTACCCCCAGCCCGGCTACTCCCAGCCCGGCTACGGCGGGGCGCCGACCTCGCGGCCCGGCACGATCATCGGGGCGGCCGTGGTGCTGATCGTGGTCGGCCTGATCTGCGCGCTGGTCGGTGCGCTCACGCTGCTCGGTTCGGGGGAGGCGCTCGAGGGCGAGGACGCCGCGTTCGCGGCCGGCTTCCTCGGCGCGGCGATCCTCGGCCTCGTCGGATCGCTCGGCGGCATCGCCACGGGCATCGGCCTGCTGCTCAAGCGTTCGCGGATCATCGCGATCCTCGCCACCGTCGCCTCCGTGCTGATGGCGTTCACCTGCATCGGCCTCATCGCCACCGTCGCGGTGCCGATCCTGCTCTGGGCGCCGGAGTCCTCGCGCCGCTGGTTCACCGCCTGA
- a CDS encoding M50 family metallopeptidase: MDHTLPDVLALAWERVVSDVADRQPAPEPAVLVGTAVAALILVLWRPAWRRARHVVTIAHEGGHAVVAMLCGRRLSGVRLHSDSSGLTVTRGRASGPGAIATFAAGYPAPTLVGLVAAVLLSRGYALAALWAAVLVLALLLVQIRNFFGLYVVLLAAAVVVGVSWWAAPEVKVALAHLGTWFLLLAAPRAVVELQRVRRRGRGHESDADQLARLTRIPGGLWVAVFATVTVGGAVLGVLLLAAGAGSPP, encoded by the coding sequence GTGGATCACACGCTGCCCGACGTCCTCGCCCTCGCCTGGGAACGGGTCGTCTCCGACGTGGCCGACCGCCAGCCCGCCCCCGAGCCCGCGGTCCTGGTGGGCACGGCCGTCGCCGCGCTGATCCTGGTCCTGTGGCGGCCCGCGTGGCGCCGGGCCAGGCACGTCGTGACGATCGCCCACGAGGGCGGCCACGCCGTGGTCGCGATGCTGTGCGGCCGCCGATTGAGCGGGGTGCGGCTGCACTCCGACTCGTCGGGCCTGACCGTGACCCGCGGCCGCGCGAGCGGGCCCGGGGCGATCGCGACGTTCGCGGCGGGGTATCCGGCGCCGACGCTGGTCGGCCTGGTGGCCGCCGTCCTCCTCTCCCGCGGCTACGCACTGGCCGCCCTCTGGGCCGCCGTTCTCGTCCTGGCGCTGCTGCTCGTGCAGATCCGCAACTTCTTCGGCCTGTACGTCGTGCTCCTCGCGGCGGCGGTCGTGGTGGGCGTGTCGTGGTGGGCCGCCCCGGAGGTCAAGGTCGCGCTCGCCCACCTGGGGACCTGGTTCCTGCTGCTCGCGGCGCCGCGCGCCGTCGTCGAACTGCAGCGCGTGCGGCGTCGCGGGCGGGGCCACGAGAGCGACGCCGACCAGCTCGCCCGCCTGACGCGGATCCCCGGCGGTCTGTGGGTGGCGGTGTTCGCGACGGTGACCGTCGGGGGAGCGGTGCTGGGCGTCCTGCTGCTGGCGGCGGGGGCCGGATCTCCGCCCTGA
- a CDS encoding ferredoxin--NADP reductase, with the protein MSLTPHSSRSQIVTVTEVIDETALAKSFVFDAEWDYRPGQFVTVRVPSERTGSVARSYSLYTSPFDAAKPGVTVKRTVDGYASNWLCDNITVGSELEVLPPSGVFVPESLDVPLLLLAAGSGITPIMSILAAALKAGTQPVTLLYANADPENTIFRAEIARLEAEHERLTVIWWMESERGSPDADMLAALLTPYHSRATYLCGRDEFMAACKEAAKVIGTPRELVHQEIYASLTGDAFADIVPHEVEVTADSPEVTVHNLGASFTVSWPEGESLVDVLINNGHDVPYSCQSGECATCLCKLTKGTVEMAVTDGLDPDDAEDGYILGCQAKPTSPELEVEY; encoded by the coding sequence ATGAGCCTCACCCCCCATTCGAGCCGCAGTCAGATCGTCACCGTCACCGAGGTGATCGACGAGACGGCGCTCGCGAAGTCCTTCGTCTTCGACGCGGAATGGGACTACCGGCCGGGCCAGTTCGTCACGGTCCGGGTGCCGTCGGAGCGGACCGGATCGGTCGCCCGCTCCTACTCCCTCTACACCTCCCCGTTCGACGCCGCGAAGCCCGGCGTGACGGTCAAGCGGACCGTCGACGGGTACGCCTCGAACTGGCTCTGCGACAACATCACCGTGGGCAGCGAGCTGGAGGTGCTGCCACCGTCGGGCGTGTTCGTGCCCGAGAGCCTGGACGTGCCGCTCCTACTGCTGGCCGCGGGCAGCGGCATCACCCCGATCATGTCGATCCTGGCCGCCGCGCTGAAGGCCGGGACGCAGCCGGTCACGCTGCTCTACGCCAACGCCGACCCCGAGAACACCATCTTCCGCGCGGAGATCGCGCGGCTGGAGGCCGAGCACGAGCGGCTCACGGTGATCTGGTGGATGGAGTCCGAGCGCGGCAGCCCCGACGCCGACATGCTGGCCGCGCTGCTCACGCCGTACCACTCGCGCGCGACGTACCTGTGCGGCCGCGACGAGTTCATGGCCGCCTGCAAGGAGGCCGCGAAGGTCATCGGCACCCCGCGCGAGCTGGTGCACCAGGAGATCTACGCCTCGCTCACCGGCGACGCCTTCGCCGACATCGTGCCGCACGAGGTCGAGGTCACGGCGGACTCGCCGGAGGTCACCGTCCACAACCTGGGCGCGAGCTTCACCGTGTCGTGGCCGGAGGGCGAGTCGCTCGTCGACGTCCTGATCAACAACGGCCACGACGTGCCGTACTCCTGCCAGTCCGGCGAATGCGCCACCTGCCTGTGCAAGCTGACGAAGGGCACCGTCGAGATGGCGGTGACCGACGGACTCGACCCGGACGACGCCGAGGACGGCTACATTCTGGGGTGCCAGGCGAAGCCGACGTCGCCGGAGTTGGAGGTCGAGTACTGA
- a CDS encoding hotdog fold domain-containing protein, with translation MTDTSTFKMWRTLSDKPLGKLAFSAAASLKAPYFASVTPYISEIEYGRAVVHGPKWWFVQNHIGTFHAIAACNLAEVGMGMVMEASTPGTHRWLPKSMTVDYLAKAESSLVATATLAEDVDWDAITTGREVPVDIAIRDKKGTEVVHAKITTWVTPKPSK, from the coding sequence ATGACCGACACCTCCACGTTCAAGATGTGGCGCACACTCAGCGACAAGCCGCTCGGCAAGCTGGCCTTCTCCGCCGCCGCCTCCCTCAAGGCGCCCTACTTCGCCTCCGTGACCCCCTACATCTCCGAGATCGAGTACGGCCGCGCCGTCGTCCACGGGCCGAAGTGGTGGTTCGTGCAGAACCACATCGGCACGTTCCACGCCATCGCCGCCTGCAACCTCGCCGAGGTGGGCATGGGCATGGTGATGGAGGCGTCCACGCCGGGCACCCACCGCTGGCTGCCCAAGTCCATGACCGTCGACTACCTCGCCAAGGCCGAGTCCTCGCTCGTCGCGACGGCCACGCTGGCCGAGGACGTCGACTGGGACGCGATCACCACGGGGCGCGAGGTGCCGGTCGACATCGCGATCCGCGACAAGAAGGGCACCGAGGTGGTGCACGCGAAGATCACGACCTGGGTCACACCCAAGCCCTCGAAGTGA
- a CDS encoding alcohol dehydrogenase catalytic domain-containing protein, which translates to MRIRGAVLEEIGRARPYAQSSPISVGELELAPPGPGELLVRIEAAGLCHSDLSVVDGNRVRPVPMLLGHEAAGIVEALGEGVAGVAVGDRVVMAFLPRCGECANCRTDGQLPCTPGSVANNAGELLGGGRRLSREGAEVHHHLGVSGFATHTVVDARSVTRVDSDVPPEIAAVLGCAVLTGGGAVLNAGAPSGGDDVIVIGLGGVGMAAVLTALSLQADGAVGRVIGVDAQPAKLEQVRALGADVAYTPEELAAEGVRAPVVIEAAGHPRAFESAVAATAVGGRTVTVGLPNPAARSEISPLVLTAEARTIIGSYLGSAVPQRDIPRYVEMWRAGRLPVEKLISGVITLEQINEGMDALADGTAVRQVIRF; encoded by the coding sequence ATGCGGATCCGCGGAGCGGTGCTGGAGGAGATCGGGCGCGCGCGTCCGTACGCGCAGTCGTCCCCGATCTCGGTGGGCGAGCTCGAGCTGGCGCCGCCCGGCCCCGGCGAGCTGCTGGTCCGCATCGAGGCCGCGGGCCTGTGCCATTCGGACCTGTCGGTGGTGGACGGCAACCGCGTCCGCCCGGTGCCGATGCTGCTGGGCCACGAGGCCGCGGGCATCGTCGAGGCGCTGGGCGAGGGCGTCGCCGGAGTCGCGGTCGGCGATCGCGTCGTGATGGCCTTCCTCCCCCGCTGCGGCGAGTGCGCCAATTGTCGTACGGACGGCCAGCTTCCGTGCACGCCGGGCAGCGTCGCCAACAACGCCGGCGAGCTGCTGGGCGGCGGCCGCCGCCTCTCCCGCGAGGGCGCGGAGGTGCATCACCACCTCGGCGTCTCCGGCTTCGCGACGCACACCGTGGTCGACGCCCGATCGGTGACCCGCGTGGATTCCGATGTGCCGCCGGAGATCGCGGCCGTCCTCGGCTGCGCGGTGCTCACCGGCGGCGGCGCGGTGCTCAACGCCGGCGCACCGTCGGGCGGCGACGACGTGATCGTCATCGGCCTGGGCGGGGTCGGCATGGCCGCCGTCCTCACCGCCCTGTCCCTGCAGGCCGACGGTGCCGTCGGCCGCGTGATCGGCGTCGACGCCCAGCCCGCGAAGCTGGAGCAGGTGCGCGCGCTCGGCGCGGACGTCGCCTACACCCCTGAGGAACTGGCGGCCGAGGGCGTGCGCGCCCCGGTCGTGATCGAGGCAGCGGGGCATCCCCGCGCGTTCGAGTCCGCGGTCGCGGCGACCGCCGTCGGCGGGCGGACGGTGACCGTCGGACTCCCCAATCCCGCTGCGCGGTCGGAGATCAGCCCGCTGGTGCTCACCGCCGAGGCCCGCACGATCATCGGCAGCTACCTGGGCTCCGCCGTGCCGCAGCGCGACATCCCGCGCTACGTCGAGATGTGGCGCGCGGGAAGGCTCCCGGTGGAGAAGCTGATCTCCGGCGTCATCACGCTGGAGCAGATCAACGAGGGCATGGACGCCCTGGCCGACGGCACCGCCGTCCGCCAAGTGATCCGGTTCTGA
- a CDS encoding SDR family oxidoreductase has protein sequence MSIYVVTGAASGLGAATAERLHAAGHGVIGVDLHGTDVEADLGTPGGRFEAVARIGELVGSAPLAGFAAFAGLGPGAGRSGSSLVAVNYFGSVDLLVGLRPLLARGPSTALLVSSNSTTTQPGWPFELAQACLDGDEHAAADLADSYGEYASVPAYPATKAALAYFVRTHAAEYIAQGIRLNAIAPGLIDTPMTQAGREDPQLGAAMDAFLELIPAGRAGRPDEIAALAQFLLGPDSGYCVGSVVFADGGLDAQQRPTDWPRPVSGAD, from the coding sequence ATGAGCATCTACGTGGTCACCGGAGCGGCGTCCGGGCTCGGTGCCGCCACCGCGGAACGGCTGCACGCCGCGGGGCACGGCGTGATCGGGGTGGACCTGCACGGCACCGACGTCGAGGCCGATCTGGGGACGCCGGGCGGACGATTCGAGGCGGTCGCCCGGATCGGCGAGCTGGTGGGATCCGCGCCGCTCGCCGGCTTCGCCGCGTTCGCGGGGCTCGGTCCCGGTGCGGGACGGTCGGGTTCGTCGCTGGTGGCGGTGAACTACTTCGGCTCGGTCGACCTGCTGGTCGGCCTGCGGCCGCTGCTGGCGCGGGGGCCGTCGACAGCGCTGCTGGTGAGCTCCAACTCGACGACGACGCAGCCGGGCTGGCCGTTCGAGCTCGCGCAGGCCTGCCTCGACGGTGACGAGCACGCCGCCGCCGACCTCGCCGACTCGTACGGCGAGTACGCCTCCGTTCCCGCCTACCCGGCCACGAAGGCGGCGCTGGCCTACTTCGTGCGCACGCACGCCGCCGAGTACATCGCGCAGGGCATCCGGCTCAACGCCATCGCGCCGGGACTCATCGACACCCCCATGACGCAGGCGGGCCGCGAGGATCCGCAGCTCGGGGCCGCGATGGACGCCTTCCTCGAGCTCATCCCCGCCGGCCGCGCCGGCCGGCCCGACGAGATCGCCGCGCTCGCCCAGTTCCTGCTCGGGCCCGACTCCGGCTACTGCGTCGGTTCCGTCGTCTTCGCCGACGGTGGCCTCGACGCCCAGCAGCGCCCGACGGACTGGCCGCGGCCGGTCTCGGGGGCGGACTAG